The following are from one region of the Stigmatella ashevillena genome:
- a CDS encoding uracil-DNA glycosylase, whose translation MNAWAPVNEPPESAEELGEVVEDLRRHLLWQEETGGRALLVDAAKLAAERSASLRSMLPPRGAAAKPPPAEPVPSPPPPPRAESPRAPAPESPPVPAAPPVRAPVAATGNGMLLDVPQQAPRFPGPLPGVVDGERPTLDQVRRELGDCRRCKLCTGRKNIVFGVGNPRADLVFVGEGPGENEDLQGVPFVGAAGELLTKMIQAMGFNRDEIYICNVVKCRPPGNRNPEADEIAACEPFLRSQLLAIQPKVIVALGKFAAQTLLRDTTPITRLRGQWREYQGVKLMPTFHPAYLLRSPAEKRKAWEDLQQVMKIFGKQAGART comes from the coding sequence ATGAACGCCTGGGCTCCCGTGAACGAACCCCCTGAGTCCGCTGAAGAACTGGGTGAAGTCGTGGAGGATCTGCGCCGCCACCTCCTCTGGCAGGAGGAGACGGGGGGTCGTGCCCTCCTGGTGGACGCGGCGAAGCTGGCCGCCGAGCGCTCGGCATCGCTGCGCTCCATGCTGCCGCCACGGGGCGCTGCGGCCAAGCCGCCGCCCGCCGAGCCTGTCCCATCTCCTCCGCCGCCTCCACGTGCCGAGAGCCCTCGGGCACCCGCGCCCGAGTCCCCGCCTGTCCCCGCCGCGCCGCCGGTTCGGGCTCCAGTAGCCGCGACAGGCAATGGAATGCTCCTCGACGTACCGCAGCAGGCCCCGCGCTTTCCGGGCCCCTTGCCGGGCGTCGTGGACGGCGAGCGCCCGACGCTGGATCAGGTCCGCCGCGAGTTGGGCGACTGTCGGCGCTGCAAGCTGTGCACGGGGCGCAAGAACATCGTCTTCGGTGTGGGCAACCCGCGCGCGGACCTCGTCTTCGTGGGGGAGGGGCCCGGGGAAAACGAGGATCTCCAGGGTGTGCCCTTCGTCGGTGCGGCAGGAGAGCTGCTGACGAAGATGATCCAAGCGATGGGCTTCAACCGGGATGAGATCTACATCTGCAACGTGGTGAAGTGCCGCCCGCCGGGCAATCGGAACCCGGAAGCCGATGAGATCGCCGCCTGTGAGCCCTTCCTCCGCTCGCAGTTGCTGGCCATCCAGCCCAAGGTCATCGTGGCGCTGGGGAAGTTCGCCGCGCAGACGTTGCTCCGGGACACCACGCCCATCACCCGCCTGAGGGGCCAGTGGCGCGAGTACCAGGGCGTGAAGTTGATGCCTACCTTCCACCCGGCCTACCTGCTGCGCAGCCCCGCCGAGAAGCGCAAGGCGTGGGAGGACTTGCAGCAGGTGATGAAGATATTTGGTAAGCAAGCAGGGGCCCGCACGTGA